Proteins encoded together in one Prunus dulcis chromosome 3, ALMONDv2, whole genome shotgun sequence window:
- the LOC117622089 gene encoding cathepsin B-like protease 3 codes for MNGRKMATIQQLYFATSLLLLGAISGFHPQFIAAKPVTKSKLNSRILQDSIIKQINDNPMAGWEAAMNPRFSNYTVSQFMHLLGVKPTPRKDLQSFPILTHPKSLKLPTNFDARTAWPQCNTIGRILDQGHCGSCWAFAAVEALSDRFCIHFGMNISLSVNDLLACCGFMCGDGCDGGYPIYAWRYFVHHGVVTEECDPYFDPTGCSHPGCEPAYPTPKCVKKCTDKNQLWKNSKRYSINAYRINSDSHSIMAEVYSNGPVEVAFTVYEDFAHYKSGVYRHIKGDVLGGHAVKLIGWGTTDAGEDYWLLANQWNRSWGDDGYFMIKRGTNECGIEEDVVAGLPSLKNFIREVASVDAVVGDVSI; via the exons ATGAACGGAAGGAAGATGGCTACAATTCAGCAGCTATATTTTGCGACTTCGCTGTTGCTTTTAGGGGCCATTTCCGGCTTTCACCCACAG TTCATTGCAGCCAAACCAGTTACCAAGAGTAAGCTTAATTCTCGTATTCTTCAG GACTCAATCATTAAGCAGATAAATGACAACCCCATGGCTGGATGGGAAGCTGCCATGAATCCCCGATTCTCCAATTACACT GTTAGCCAGTTTATGCACCTTCTGGGAGTTAAACCAACACCCCGAAAGGATTTGCAGAGTTTTCCTATTTTAACTCATCCAAAATCTTTGAAGTTGCCAACTAATTTTGATGCAAGAACAGCTTGGCCTCAGTGCAACACAATTGGAAGAATTCTAG ATCAG GGTCACTGTGGCTCTTGTTGGGCTTTTGCTGCTGTTGAAGCACTATCAGACCGTTTTTGCATCCATTTTGGCATG AACATATCACTTTCTGTTAATGATCTCTTAGCGTGTTGTGGTTTCATGTGTGGAGATGGTTGTGATGGGGGGTATCCAATTTATGCTTGGCGATACTTTGTCCACCACGGTGTTGTCACTGAAGAG TGTGACCCATACTTCGATCCAACTGGCTGTTCACACCCTGGGTGTGAGCCCGCATATCCTACTCCAAAGTGTGTTAAAAAGTGCACAGATAAAAACCAGCTATGGAAGAATTCAAAGCGTTATAGTATCAATGCATATAGAATCAATTCTGATTCCCACAGTATCATGGCAGAGGTTTATAGTAATGGACCAGTTGAGGTCGCCTTCACTGTTTACGAG GATTTTGCACACTATAAATCAGGAGTTTACAGACATATTAAAGGTGATGTATTGGGAGGTCATGCTGTTAAGCTAATTGGGTGGGGGACAACCGATGCTGGGGAGGACTATTGG CTTCTCGCAAATCAGTGGAACAGAAGCTGGGGTGAC GATGGTTACTTCATGATCAAAAGAGGAACAAATGAGTGTGGAATTGAAGAGGATGTGGTTGCTGGTTTGCCTTCATTGAAAAATTTTATAAGGGAAGTTGCGAGTGTGGATGCTGTTGTGGGTGATGTTTCAATTTGA